The Thermococcus eurythermalis genomic sequence GAGGAACTCAAGAGCGTCCTTACCGCGGAATATGAACTCTCCCATGTGGGAGACGTCGAATATTCCAACGCCATTCCTGACGGCGAGGTGCTCCTCCTTTATGCTGGAGTACCAGATAGGCATCTCCCAGCCCGCAAACTCTTCAACCTTCTTGGCATGCTCCTTATGCCAGTCGAAAAGGTGAACCCTCTTGACCATAGCAATCACCGCTCAAACTTGGACTTGAACGTTATAACGCTTTCCAATAGCTCATCGCAACGATAATAAACATTGGAGGACATATTTATACTTGGGTGACCAAAATGTTTGAGAGAATTCTGTATCCAACCGACTTTTCTGATGTATCTCTCCACGCGCTGAGGACGTGCATCCCCAAGCTCTTCGAAATGGGGGCCAAGGAGCTCTACCTCCTCCACGTCATAGACCTGACCGTTGCAGAGCTTGAGGCATTTGAGCTTGAGGAAATCTACCGCGAGAAGCTCGAAGAGCTCGCAAAAGAGCTCAGGGAGAAGGGAATCAACGCCAAGGCAGAGGTGAGAGTGGGAATTCCTTCTCTGGAGATAGCCGAGGCCAGCGAGGAAGCTGGGGTAGACCTCGTCGTGACGCCAAGCGTCGGCGAGAACGTATGGAGGCAGATGTTTCTTGGGAGCACCGCCTCGAACCTCACGAGGACGACGAAGAAGCCCGTCCTGTTGCTCAAGTACGTCAAAAAGGACGACTCCTTTGAGCTGGCGGTGGACTGCTCCGAAATCTTCAGGAGACCCCTCGTGGCGCTCGACTTCTCCAAGTGCTCCATTAAGATAGTCAAGACCGTCAGGAAGTTCGAGGAGCTCATAGAGAAGGGAATCCTCCTCCACTCGGTCGATTACGGAAAAATCGACGAGCTTGAGCACAACATTGAGATCGCCAAGGAGAATCTTGAAAAGACTGCCAAAGGAGTCAAAGCCGAGTTCGAACGCGAAGTCCTGGTGGGAGCCGCAAGCCAAGCGATAATAGGAACCGCTCTAGCCAAAGGGGCAACCCTCATAGTCATCGGCAAGAAGGGACGCAGCGTCCTCAAAGACCTGATACTCGGAAGCACTGCGGAGAGGGTCATGAGGGACTCAAAAGCTCCCGTCCTCCTCGTCCCGTGCGAGTGACCTCAGACTGGAACGGCTTCCTCATCACTTCGGTAGCTACCCTGTTGCCATCATCGGTCGTTTCTTCCTATCTTTTCGGCCTTATAAAGCTACTCCCTCGTGCTCTCGCCGGTCATAACGGCGCTCGCCACGATGTGTGCAAGCCTGAGGGGCTCGGGGATTAAGCCCGTCCTCGTCGTTACCCTGACGACCTCAAACGCGGTCTCGGGCTCCAGCCCGACGGCCTGGACGTAGAGCTTTCCTGGGATCATCTCAAGGAGCGGCGGGGCCTTTCTGAGAAGTTCGGCCCGCCCCTCCCAGTCGGGGAAGTGTTTCCTCAGCGCGAGCTCCATCACCTTCAGGTCTGGCCTCTTCCTTACGACGACAATAACCGGCAGGCCCGTCTCGCGGTGGAGGGCCTCAAGGTCGACCACGTTGAAGCCGCCGTAGGTAATCCCCTTGAGGAGAATCACCCTCAAGTCCTTGAAGCGGGAATTGACAACGGCATCGATAAGCTTCTCCGTGGCATCGGTGCCGTCAACGGTTATCCACCTCGATACCGCACCAACGACTTCCCTAGAGCCCTTCATGACGACGCCAAAGAGGATTGTCTTCTCCCTTTCGAGCTTGGAAGAAAAGGAGAAGGTCCCGTCGTCAAACCCAACGACGCGGATTTCGGGTTTAACCTTCCTAATCATCCAAACAGCACCTTCGCCATCCACTCTGAGTACTCCCTGTTGAGCTTGTCGAGGTCAATTCTGGCTATTATGGGAACAGTATAGGGGTGGAGCTCCTTCAGAGCCTCCCTGAGGTCTTTCCACTTGCTGACCTCGGTCTTGAGAATTACGCCGATTTCCCGGCCCTCCTCGATTTTCCCTTCCCACCAGTACATGGCCTCGTGCTCCCTCATGTTGGCGCAGACTACCAGCTTCCTCTCAAGGAGCTCCCTGACGACTTTCCTAGCGCTCTCCCAGTCAGGGAAGGTCGTGTAAACGAATATCGCCTCCATCGGACATCCCTTATATAATGGGCCAATAAAGCTTAAATTCATTGTGGGAGAAATTGAAACGGGATGGTGTATGGGCAAGGTCAGGGCTCACCTAAGGATATACGGAAGAGTCCAGGGAGTGGGATTCCGCTGGAGCATGCAGAGGGAAGCGAGGAAGCTCGGAGTGGCTGGCTGGGTAAGGAACCTGCCGGACGGCAGCGTCGAAGCAGTCATAGAAGGCGATGAAGAAAGGGTCGAGGCACTGATAGGCTGGGCCCACCAGGGGCCGCCCCTAGCGAGGGTAACGAGGGTGGAGGTAAAGTGGGAAGAACCGGAGGGCCTTGAGGGCTTCAAGGTCGTTGGGTAGTCGCCTCAAGGAGAACTCTCTTCGGGCAGTACTTGACCTCACAGTAGTTGCACACCAGCTTTTCCTTCTCCCTCTCAGGCGTGTGGAGTATGAACTTCTGGAACCCGCGGATGTCCTTTATCTTTGCGAACGTTTCGACTGGGAGGGTGCCGTCTATGACGATGAATATCTTGCTCGTTCCCTCCCGCAGGTTTCTGCTGAAGACCTCCATGACGCGGACGTTGTTCTCGGCGAGAATCCGCATTACCTCGGCAAAGGCCCTCTCGTAGCCCCCCTTATCCACGTCAATCTCAAGCACTTCCCAGCCCATTAAAGGCGCGACGTCTATGAGGCCCGGAAGAGGGTTCAGGCGCTCGAAAATGAGCTTGAGGGAGTAAGTCTTCTCGATGTATTCTATGGTGTGGTAGATTATCTTCCTGTTCACCCCTATTGCCCTCGCGAGCTCGCTTATTGGAACCTCCACGTTCCTGATGTAAATTTTACCGTTACGCACGCTCAGGCCGTTCTCAAACAGGAACTCGGCAACCTTTCTTCTGGCAGGATAGTTCTTGAAGTAAGCCTCGAGTATGAGCATCATCTTTGTCCACCTCTTACTCATATGTGGGTAGGAATGGATATTTAAACTTTTTTCTGGAGACAAAGGTTAATAACGCAAATACCCTAATGCCCACACAATTCGAGAGCTGAGGGAGGTGAGAAAGATGTTTGACGTCATCGGGATGGGCAACCTCAACTACGACATAATTTTCCTCCTTGACCGCTTCCCCGAGTTCCATGAGAAGGTCGTCTCAAAGGAGGCACACTTCGGCCTCGGAGGTGCCGCCGGGAACACGATAAGCTGGCTCGCGACGTTCGGACTGAAGACCGGATTCATCGGCGCCGTTGGAAGGGACGAGATTGGCGAGGCCCACCTGAGGTACTTCGAAAAGCTAGGCGTTGACACGTCCGGCATAGACGTTGTTGACGTCCCGTCAGGAGTGGCTGTGGCCATGGTTCACGGGGACGACAAGAGGATTATCAAGCACCCCGGCGCCAACGCACTCAGGAAGTTCAAGCCGGACTACGCGAGAAAGGCGAAGCTCCTGCACCTCTCGTCCAACCCGCCGGAGCTCATAGAGGAAGCCGTCCGCTTCGCGAACGCCAACGGAATCCTGATTTCGGTGGACATCGGAGAGGCGACTCTGCCGAGAGAAGTTGAGGGGATGATAGACCACCTCCTGATGAACGAAGACGAGTACAGGAGGAAGTACGGCTCCCTCGACACTTCCCTCAGCAACGCAAAGAACCTCATAATAACCCTCAATGGGGGAGGAGCACTCGTCCGTGAAGGGGACGAGACCTACGAAGTCCGCGGACTGAGCGCAAGGGTCGTTGACAGCACGGGGGCGGGAGACTCCTTCGACGCGGGAGTGATTTACGGGGTTCTCCAGGGATGGTCTCTCAGAGACGCCGCCAAGCTCGGCATGCTCCTGGCCTATCTGACCGTCCAGAAGGTCGGCGCGAGGAGTGCAATAATACCGCTCGAAGAGGTCATCAAAATGTCAAAAGAGCTGAACCTCGATTTGCCATGGTAACAATGGCCCTCCACCGTTGGAAAACCTTAAAAATTCGGGCTTCAAAAAAGGTTAGAGAGGCTAAAGAGCGGAGGTGAGCCCTTTGGAAATAGTGATTGACAACTTCAAGCCAAAGATAACAAGGCCATTCAAGAGAAAAAACGAGTACTGGGTCAAGCTCATCCTTCCTGATGGAGAGGAGTACATAATGAAGTTCAAGAGCCCCCTTGAGGCAGAGGACGCGATATACGGCATGCTCGACGACCTTCAGGTCTACGGAGGAAAGGTCAAGCTCAAGCTCCGCGAGGGGAACGTCATCGAGGACATCGAGGTTATCGAGCTCTACAAGCCGTCCGCAAAGGAACTCCTCAACGAGTACTTCAACGACTGACGTCCTTTTCTGTTCATTATCGTTGTCATTTTGACAGGAAACTTATATATAGCCCCACGCCCAATATTTATATTGGAGTCTATCCGTTTAGGTGTCTTAGGCACCACGATCAAATACGTGGAGGTCGTCCCAGTGGCAAGACGGAAGGACAAGGAGCTCATCGAGATTGCAATGGACATCGGTGGAGAAGAGGCCGTTGAGGTAGTTAAGGCCCTCGAAAAAATGAAGGAAGCCACCGACGAGGAGCTGGCCGAGAAAACGGGCATAAGGGTCAACACTGTGAGAAGAATACTCTACCAGCTCAACGATCAGGGGCTGGCCGACTTCAAGAGAATCCGCGACCCGGAGACGGGGTGGTATTACTACTACTGGCGCCTTGAGACCAAGAGGCTGCCCGAAGTAATAAGGGCCAAGAAAATGGCCGAACTGAAGAAGCTCAAGGAGATGCTCGAAGAGGAGACCAGCGAGATTTACTACTGGTGCGGTGAGGAGGGGCACCCGAGGCTCACCTTCGACGAGGCCATGGAGTACGAGTTCCAGTGCCCGATATGCGGTAAGATGCTCATGCAGTACGACAACAGCCGAATTGTCGAAGAGCTCAAGAAGCGTATAGAAGAGCTTGAAATTGAACTGGGCCTCAGGAAGAAGCCCAGGCAGAAGAAGAGTTAAAATAAGGGGGAATGGCTCCCTTTAATGAACTTCGGGGATGGTGAAGATGGAAGAAGTGGTTATTCTTGAGAAGGTTTACGGGGACAGGAGCGGTTTTGACAAGCTCAACAGGAAGCTCCGCCCCCTTTTGGCGGACCTGGAAGTCGAGTGGAAGCTCTCGGCAACGACCAAGAACTGGGTGAAGGTAAGCCTCTCCGGCGAGGACGAAGAGGTAAGCGCCAACCTCGTCAGAGAGGAGTTCGGCGAGGTTCCCTACAGCCTCAAGAACGTTGAAGTTGGGAAGACCTACAGGGGGCGCTTCATAGACCTCGGTAAGGTCGGGTACGGCACCTACGTCGATATAGGGATTTTCAAGCCCAGGCCAAAGGACGCGCTAATTCCCCTTTACTACCTCAAGAAGACCTTCAGGGACAAGCCGGTAAGGCAGATGATACGCGAGTTCGGCTGGATTGACAACCTCCCGGTAGAGGTGGAAGTCACTGACATCGAGTTTGGGGCGAGGGAAGTCGAGCTCGCCTTCAGCGAAGCCCAGCTGAGGAAGATTAAGGAGTGGCTGAGCGACGGCCACGACAAGCTCTTCATAGCGGGAACCATAAGCGAGAAGGTCGAAGAGGCGCTTATCAAAACCGGTCACGGAAGGGACGTCAAGAGGATGGAAGAGCTCGGGCTCATGGAGACCCTTCTCGTCCTAAAGAAGGGCACCCAGGCACCGGGCATCATCAAGGAAATCGGCCCCCACCTCAAGGGAGCCGTTTTCGGGGCAATCAAGTTTGAATGACCGAGTGAACGAGCCTGACTGCGAGCACTGAAATGAGAACCAGGACGTAGGGGAATAACCCCTCAACGAAAGGTGCCATCAGAAAGAACGCAAGCGTCGAGAGCGTTATGAACGCAGTCGGGCCCTTCCACCTTATTTTTCTAAAACTTGCCGCCAGGGCGTAGAGCAAAACTACAAGGCTTAAGAAAGACTGCGATACTATGCCCTCAAAGAAACCCACGTTGAACTGAAAGCTCGTCCAACTTGCCAACCAGTCGGAGCCGTAAACTCTAACCAGAGCTCCAAAGCCAGCCCACGTCAGGACAAGGTAGAGATAGTTCATGGACTTTCTTCCGGGGTACGTGAGGGCGAGAAACAGGGGAAACAGCAGGGCGTAGGGGTTCACGAGGGACGCGACGAGCGTGGCGAACGAAAGCACCAGTACCTGAACAGTTCTTCCCATGCCAGGGGTAACTGGCAGGTTCATTGCCAGGGCAAGGGCGAGGAGCATCAGTACGACGCCCGGGAGGACTGAGCCGAGGGCACAGACCTCGGAGCGGAAGACCGGCGAAGATAGGGCCAGCCCAAGGGCGACAAAGCCGAGTCCCCTCTCATGTCTGGGCGCAACATAAAAGAACAGTCCTGCCATTGAGAGGAGGAGAAGCCAGTGAACCAGCCAGAGGTTCTCGTCAACCGGAGGGATGACGGAAAGAATGCCTCCCACCAATGTAGCCAGTGGAGAAGACGACGCTCCACCGGATGAAACGGTCAGTGCCTCAAAGAGGAAATTCACTGAGTTTTCAGAGAGAGAAGGTTCATTGGAGACAAAGAACCACGAAAGTACCAAAGAAGCCGCAAGGATAAAGAACCTGGGGGAGTAGTCCCTGCCCTTTCTGAGACTGAGCACCACGAGAATGATTATAGCCAGCGCCAGCACTGCAAAGACGGTTAATGCCTCCTTAGTAGGGGCCCAGATTTCGGAGAAAGCCTCGTGCGTCAGGTAGATGTTGTCCTCGGCCCCGGTTATAAAAACGGTGTCGTTAACGACAACCACCATCGGGGAAAGGGAGAAGCTTTCAGGGAGACCCGTCAGGTTCCAAAGCAGTCTCATCTCGGGGTTCTCGTAGACGTTACCAACGAGAACTGTTGTGCCGTTTCCGTGCTCCAAGACCTCACCGAGCTTTGCATCAACGTAGCGCGCCCAGCCCCTCGCCCATGCGTCCTCTCCGGGAACAACTTGATAGGTTGTGTTGGACTGCAAAAACTCTTCAAAACTGGCCTTATCAGGATAATAACTAACCCCGCCGGCAGAAACGGGCGGCAAGAGGAGCAGGAGAAGCAAAAGCACGGCCGAAACCTTTCTCATTCTCCCCCCTCTGTTATAAGTGGAGACAGGGGTTAAAAGCTTAACGTAGCCTGGTCCAGCGCGGCCCCATCGCAACGGCTCCCGCCGGCCTGAGCCGCGCCGGGGAAAAATGAGTAAAAGGAGTTAAAAATCACTCGGTTTTCTGCTCCTCTCCCTCCCCCTTGAGCTCCTCAAGCTTCTTCACGAGCTCATCGGCTATCTCCATGAAGGCCTTCGCCGCAGGGGTGTCGCCGTAGAGGACTATCGGCATGCCGGCGTCGCTGGCTTCCCTGGCCTTGAGGTCTATCGGGACATCACCGAGGAAATCAACCCCCTCCTTCTCGGCCAGCTTCCTGCCTCCGCCCTTGCCGAAGAGGTCAATCTCGTTGCCGCAGTGCGGACAGATGAGGTAGCTCATGTTTTCAACGACGGCTATGTAGGGCACTTCCATCTTCTTCATCATGTTGACGGCCTTGCCGGTGTCGAGGAGGGCAACTTCCTGTGGGGTAGTGACTATAACCGCCGCGTCGAGCTGGACGTTCTGGACGACCGTGAGGATTTCATCGCCCGTTCCGGGCGGGAAGTCGATTATCATGAAGTCGAGCTCACCCCACTTCACGTCGCCGAGGAGCTGTTTGATGGCCTTGGTAACGAGGGCCCCACGCCAGATTATCGGCTGGTCTTCGGGGACGAGGAAGCCCATGCTCATGACTTTGATCGGGGTCGTCTGGCCGAGGAAGTCGTTCATGGGGGGAATCATCTCGAAGTGCCCGTCCTCCATGCGCTCGGCCAGGACATCGGCCTTGTCAACGCCGAGCATCTTCGCCACGTTCGGCCCGTGTATGTCCGCGTCGAGGAGGCCAACGTAGTAGCCCTTCTTGGCGAGGGCCGTGGCAAGGTTAACCGCAACGGTGCTCTTTCCAACGCCACCCTTACCGCTGAGGACGGCTATCCTGTACTTCCACTTCTTCTGCTTCTCCTTAATCCTCTCGGTGAGCGGGTCAGTGCCCAGACCACCCACGTTAAGTGTCGGAGCCTTGATCGTCATTTACATCACCGGAGAGAATAGTTCGGGCAACTTAAAAACCTTTGTCCCAAAATCCGGCAGAATTGCTCAAATATGGGTAGAAAAGAGGGGAAAGGTTCACTCCTCCGGCTTCGGGAGGGTGACATCGACGCCGAGGACTTTCCACATGGCCTTTATCTGCTCGCGGAGCTCGTCGATGGCTTCAGGCTTCTTGAAGAGGTGCTTGAACCTGCCCTGGAGCTTGAGGTACTCCTCTATGGGCTTCTTAAACTCGATGGCAACTACTTTACCTCCCTCGCGCTTGACCTTGGCGCCTCCTCCGGGCGGCTGTATCTTGATGTTGTGGAAGTCGCCGTTCTCAATCTCGAAGAGCGGCCAGACACCGGTCTCGATGGCGAGGCGGGCTATCTCAACGCCCTTCTCAAGCGGGCTCTTCCAGCCGGTCGGGCAGGTGCAGTGAACCTGGACGAAGGCCGGGCCGTCCACCTTGGCGGCCTTCTTCATCTTCCTGACGAAGTCGAACGGGTTTCCAATGCTGGCGGTGGCGACGTAGGGCACCTGGTGGGCTGCAGCTATAAGCGCGACCCACTTCTTGGGCTTGTCCTCACCGATGGAGTACTTGCCGGGCGGGCTGGTGGTCGTCCAGGCTCCATAGGGGGTCGAGCTCGACCTCTGGATTCCGGTGTTCATGTAGGCCTCGTTGTCGTACATGAGGTAGACCACGTTGTGCCAGCGCTCGAGCATACCGCTGAGGGCCTGCATACCGATGTCGGCGGTACCACCGTCTCCACCGATGGCCAGTATCTTGCCCTTCCTTCCGAGCTTCTTCCAAGCGGCTTCGACACCACTGGCGGCGGCGGCCGCGTTCTCGAAGGCAACGTGCACCCATGGGACTTTCCAGGCAGTGTACGGGAAGACGGCACTAACGACCTCCATACATCCGGTGGCCTGGGCTATGGCGAAGGCGTTCGGGTCGCCGTACTTCTCCTCCATGGCCTCGCTGAAGGCCTTTGTGGCGAGCTTAAGAGCGATGGCACAGCCACAGCCGGCACACGCAGCGTGGCCCGGTGCCCAGTACTCGCGAGTGGTAATGGGGGGCTTCCTAACGGCCATTTTCCTCACCTCACAGGATCTCCTTCCTAAGTCCTATCCAGTTGACCTCATCAAACTCCTCTCCAGCGAGGGCCTTCTGGGCGATCGCGAGGGCCTCGTCGAGGTCCTTGAAGGTGACGTCCCTTCCACCGAGACCGAGGATGAAGTCGACGATCTTCGGCTTCTCCTCCTGGTTGATGAGGGCCCTGCTGAAGTCCTGGAAGAGTGCTCCACCGACGCTGAAGGTGACGTTCTTCTCAAGGAGCGCGAGAACCTTGGCCTTCTTGGCGAGCTCCCTGACCTCCTCGGTCGGGAACGGGCGGTAAACGGTGAGCTTCGCGGCACCGACCTTGAGGCCCTTCTCCCTGAGGTGGTCAACATACTCCTTGACGGTTCCGGCGAGGGAGCCCATGGTGACGAAGATTATCTC encodes the following:
- a CDS encoding DUF2110 family protein — its product is MEEVVILEKVYGDRSGFDKLNRKLRPLLADLEVEWKLSATTKNWVKVSLSGEDEEVSANLVREEFGEVPYSLKNVEVGKTYRGRFIDLGKVGYGTYVDIGIFKPRPKDALIPLYYLKKTFRDKPVRQMIREFGWIDNLPVEVEVTDIEFGAREVELAFSEAQLRKIKEWLSDGHDKLFIAGTISEKVEEALIKTGHGRDVKRMEELGLMETLLVLKKGTQAPGIIKEIGPHLKGAVFGAIKFE
- a CDS encoding acylphosphatase, which translates into the protein MGKVRAHLRIYGRVQGVGFRWSMQREARKLGVAGWVRNLPDGSVEAVIEGDEERVEALIGWAHQGPPLARVTRVEVKWEEPEGLEGFKVVG
- a CDS encoding Mrp/NBP35 family ATP-binding protein — its product is MTIKAPTLNVGGLGTDPLTERIKEKQKKWKYRIAVLSGKGGVGKSTVAVNLATALAKKGYYVGLLDADIHGPNVAKMLGVDKADVLAERMEDGHFEMIPPMNDFLGQTTPIKVMSMGFLVPEDQPIIWRGALVTKAIKQLLGDVKWGELDFMIIDFPPGTGDEILTVVQNVQLDAAVIVTTPQEVALLDTGKAVNMMKKMEVPYIAVVENMSYLICPHCGNEIDLFGKGGGRKLAEKEGVDFLGDVPIDLKAREASDAGMPIVLYGDTPAAKAFMEIADELVKKLEELKGEGEEQKTE
- a CDS encoding universal stress protein, producing the protein MFERILYPTDFSDVSLHALRTCIPKLFEMGAKELYLLHVIDLTVAELEAFELEEIYREKLEELAKELREKGINAKAEVRVGIPSLEIAEASEEAGVDLVVTPSVGENVWRQMFLGSTASNLTRTTKKPVLLLKYVKKDDSFELAVDCSEIFRRPLVALDFSKCSIKIVKTVRKFEELIEKGILLHSVDYGKIDELEHNIEIAKENLEKTAKGVKAEFEREVLVGAASQAIIGTALAKGATLIVIGKKGRSVLKDLILGSTAERVMRDSKAPVLLVPCE
- the tfe gene encoding transcription factor E, with product MARRKDKELIEIAMDIGGEEAVEVVKALEKMKEATDEELAEKTGIRVNTVRRILYQLNDQGLADFKRIRDPETGWYYYYWRLETKRLPEVIRAKKMAELKKLKEMLEEETSEIYYWCGEEGHPRLTFDEAMEYEFQCPICGKMLMQYDNSRIVEELKKRIEELEIELGLRKKPRQKKS
- a CDS encoding regulator of amino acid metabolism, contains ACT domain protein gives rise to the protein MMLILEAYFKNYPARRKVAEFLFENGLSVRNGKIYIRNVEVPISELARAIGVNRKIIYHTIEYIEKTYSLKLIFERLNPLPGLIDVAPLMGWEVLEIDVDKGGYERAFAEVMRILAENNVRVMEVFSRNLREGTSKIFIVIDGTLPVETFAKIKDIRGFQKFILHTPEREKEKLVCNYCEVKYCPKRVLLEATTQRP
- the cutA gene encoding divalent-cation tolerance protein CutA; translation: MEAIFVYTTFPDWESARKVVRELLERKLVVCANMREHEAMYWWEGKIEEGREIGVILKTEVSKWKDLREALKELHPYTVPIIARIDLDKLNREYSEWMAKVLFG
- the porB gene encoding pyruvate synthase subunit PorB encodes the protein MAVRKPPITTREYWAPGHAACAGCGCAIALKLATKAFSEAMEEKYGDPNAFAIAQATGCMEVVSAVFPYTAWKVPWVHVAFENAAAAASGVEAAWKKLGRKGKILAIGGDGGTADIGMQALSGMLERWHNVVYLMYDNEAYMNTGIQRSSSTPYGAWTTTSPPGKYSIGEDKPKKWVALIAAAHQVPYVATASIGNPFDFVRKMKKAAKVDGPAFVQVHCTCPTGWKSPLEKGVEIARLAIETGVWPLFEIENGDFHNIKIQPPGGGAKVKREGGKVVAIEFKKPIEEYLKLQGRFKHLFKKPEAIDELREQIKAMWKVLGVDVTLPKPEE
- a CDS encoding ADP-dependent ribose-1-phosphate kinase encodes the protein MFDVIGMGNLNYDIIFLLDRFPEFHEKVVSKEAHFGLGGAAGNTISWLATFGLKTGFIGAVGRDEIGEAHLRYFEKLGVDTSGIDVVDVPSGVAVAMVHGDDKRIIKHPGANALRKFKPDYARKAKLLHLSSNPPELIEEAVRFANANGILISVDIGEATLPREVEGMIDHLLMNEDEYRRKYGSLDTSLSNAKNLIITLNGGGALVREGDETYEVRGLSARVVDSTGAGDSFDAGVIYGVLQGWSLRDAAKLGMLLAYLTVQKVGARSAIIPLEEVIKMSKELNLDLPW
- a CDS encoding endonuclease dU; translated protein: MIRKVKPEIRVVGFDDGTFSFSSKLEREKTILFGVVMKGSREVVGAVSRWITVDGTDATEKLIDAVVNSRFKDLRVILLKGITYGGFNVVDLEALHRETGLPVIVVVRKRPDLKVMELALRKHFPDWEGRAELLRKAPPLLEMIPGKLYVQAVGLEPETAFEVVRVTTRTGLIPEPLRLAHIVASAVMTGESTRE